Genomic window (Acidobacteriota bacterium):
AAAAGCTGCGACATCATCAGATTATGGCGCGCGCACAGATGGATCTCGTCCCTCAAAAGCTTTTCGAGCAATTCCGCGGCGTGGCAATCCAAAATCCGAAATCGAAAATCCAAAATGGACTGGCCGCCGCGTCGATCTGCTCCGGCGAACGCTTGCCGTTTGAATTCTGTTTGCCCAACGCCGCCGAGATTGCCTGAAAATAGCTTATGTCGTCGCGCAGCGCCGTCGCCTCGTCGCTCGCGGCGCACAAGGCGAAGGCTTTCGACAGACACGACGCAATCCAAAATCCGCAATCCAAAATCCAAAATCGAGTGGGTCGCCCTTGCCGCCGCTTTCCGTGTAGACCGATAGCGCGTCTTTAAGCTGATCGGCAAGGCCTAGATAATCGACGATGAGCCCTGTGTACATGTTACGCCTGCGGCCACCAATCAGCTGCTT
Coding sequences:
- a CDS encoding DUF3387 domain-containing protein gives rise to the protein MDCGFWIASCLSKAFALCAASDEATALRDDISYFQAISAALGKQNSNGKRSPEQIDAAASPFWIFDFGFWIATPRNCSKSF